One Phycisphaerae bacterium RAS2 DNA window includes the following coding sequences:
- a CDS encoding DinB family protein: MSGRKAVGFATGRARLESGCDMNEKRLSAELVTEYAATKLEDHFAQIGRCSRMLTREQLWHRLNSHSNSVANLLLHLNGNIRQWVLGGLAGREIERDRQAEFDARGGADCEGLLADLQETLREACGVIRGMAEEHLAWEFSIQSYRVSGAAAVMHVVEHFAFHTGQVVTMTKAMLDMDVSLYDENGHRRDGRSDEVP, translated from the coding sequence GTGAGCGGGCGGAAGGCGGTAGGATTCGCGACGGGGCGAGCGCGTTTGGAAAGCGGGTGCGACATGAACGAAAAGCGGCTGTCTGCAGAGTTGGTGACGGAATATGCGGCGACGAAGCTGGAAGATCATTTCGCGCAGATTGGCCGATGCTCCCGGATGCTGACCCGCGAGCAACTTTGGCACCGGCTCAATTCTCACAGCAACAGCGTGGCGAATTTGCTATTGCACTTGAACGGGAACATCCGCCAATGGGTGCTGGGCGGCCTCGCGGGCCGTGAGATCGAGCGCGATCGGCAGGCGGAGTTCGACGCGCGGGGAGGGGCGGATTGCGAGGGGCTGCTGGCGGACTTGCAGGAGACGCTGCGCGAGGCATGCGGGGTGATCCGCGGGATGGCGGAGGAGCATCTTGCGTGGGAGTTTTCGATTCAGTCGTATCGCGTCAGCGGGGCGGCGGCGGTGATGCATGTCGTGGAGCATTTCGCGTTTCACACGGGGCAGGTCGTGACGATGACGAAGGCGATGCTGGACATGGACGTGAGCCTGTATGACGAGAACGGTCACCGGCGCGACGGGCGCAGCGACGAAGTGCCGTGA
- the pdxB gene encoding Erythronate-4-phosphate dehydrogenase yields the protein MRILIDEDIAHDGLFHSLGEVRTFPGRALNDPAPTQLSDLVTADALIIRSVTRIDRALLDRCPRLAFLGTVTTGTDHIDSAAVRNRGITFTDAAGCNALPVAEYVLAAITSLLNGPRPGLPIGGFTLGILGRGRIGSIVADWAARLGMTVLACDPPLARAGAAGLVTFDELAARADFITLHVPLTREGPDATAGMVNAAWLARLRPGARLINASRGEVVDELALLAALRNGRLAAAVLDVWHGEPNVRAELVAAAALATPHFAGYSVQARRRAVLRTRDALAEWLKSPAKSGVFSPLEPGRAGPDSRRPPAPDQIATLVKKLSDWSDRFKVAAASGQQAAAFDALRREAHAREELTP from the coding sequence ATGCGCATCCTCATCGACGAAGACATTGCCCACGACGGCCTGTTTCACTCGCTCGGCGAGGTTCGCACATTCCCCGGCCGCGCACTCAATGACCCCGCCCCGACCCAACTCTCCGACCTCGTCACAGCCGACGCGCTCATTATCCGCTCGGTCACACGCATTGACCGCGCCCTGCTCGACCGCTGCCCCCGTCTGGCCTTCCTCGGCACCGTCACCACCGGCACCGACCACATCGACTCCGCCGCTGTACGAAATCGCGGCATCACCTTCACCGACGCCGCCGGCTGCAACGCCCTCCCCGTCGCCGAATACGTCCTCGCTGCGATCACGTCTCTGCTCAATGGACCCCGCCCCGGCTTGCCGATAGGCGGATTCACTCTCGGCATCCTCGGCCGCGGCCGCATCGGCTCAATCGTCGCCGACTGGGCCGCCCGGCTTGGCATGACCGTCCTCGCTTGCGATCCACCGCTGGCCCGAGCCGGTGCCGCCGGCCTTGTGACATTTGACGAACTCGCCGCCCGCGCCGACTTCATCACGCTGCACGTCCCCCTCACACGCGAAGGCCCCGACGCCACGGCCGGAATGGTCAACGCCGCCTGGCTGGCACGGCTTCGCCCCGGCGCACGGCTCATCAACGCGTCGCGCGGCGAAGTCGTGGACGAACTCGCGCTGCTTGCCGCCCTGCGAAACGGCCGACTCGCCGCCGCCGTGCTCGATGTCTGGCACGGCGAGCCGAACGTGCGAGCGGAGCTGGTCGCGGCCGCCGCGCTGGCGACCCCGCACTTCGCGGGCTACAGCGTGCAGGCGCGTCGCCGCGCGGTGCTGCGCACGCGAGACGCCCTGGCCGAATGGTTGAAATCCCCAGCGAAATCAGGGGTCTTCTCACCTTTGGAGCCGGGCCGTGCCGGACCGGATTCGCGCCGTCCGCCCGCGCCGGATCAAATCGCGACGCTTGTAAAAAAGCTCTCCGATTGGAGCGACCGCTTCAAAGTCGCCGCCGCGAGCGGGCAACAGGCCGCGGCGTTCGACGCCCTCCGCCGCGAGGCCCACGCCCGCGAAGAACTCACTCCCTAG
- the mqnE_2 gene encoding Aminodeoxyfutalosine synthase: MLLKESNPGLGDIARKVEAGERLTHEDGVRLFATRDLHELGRLADLVRRRLHGDAAYYNVNRHINYTNYCVLRCKFCSFYRPYPVGGEPPRTVSLPVTGDSAGAVGGAWGEGDSYELSVEQVVERARVAQAHGATEVHIVGGLHPKLPFEYYVDMCRAIRNTCPGLFIKAFTAIEIIHFTRITRPRLSIREVLERLRDAGLDTLPGGGAEIFDDRVHGEAYRAKVGEAGWFDVHRTAHELGIPTNATMLYGHIERPEERVTHMVKLRALQDESIQARRVGFNCFIPLSFIPDGSEFAHLPGPTGLDDLRTLAVSRLMLDNIPHLKAFWIMQSAKLSQVSLNWGVDDLDGTVVHYDITKREGGAGNRHQELTVAQIRRLIREAGFEPVERDSLYRPVARPAV; encoded by the coding sequence ATGCTGCTGAAGGAATCCAACCCGGGACTCGGAGACATCGCGCGCAAGGTGGAAGCGGGCGAGCGATTGACGCACGAAGACGGAGTGCGGCTGTTCGCCACGCGCGACCTTCACGAGTTGGGCCGGCTGGCGGATCTCGTTCGGCGTCGGCTGCACGGTGACGCGGCGTATTACAACGTCAACCGGCATATCAATTATACAAATTACTGCGTCCTGCGGTGCAAGTTCTGTTCATTTTACCGGCCGTATCCGGTGGGGGGGGAGCCGCCGCGGACGGTCTCGCTTCCGGTGACCGGCGATTCGGCGGGCGCGGTGGGCGGCGCGTGGGGCGAGGGGGATTCGTACGAGCTTTCGGTCGAGCAGGTCGTGGAACGGGCGCGTGTGGCACAGGCGCACGGGGCGACGGAAGTGCACATCGTCGGCGGACTGCATCCGAAGCTGCCGTTTGAATATTATGTTGACATGTGTCGCGCGATTCGCAATACCTGCCCCGGGCTGTTCATCAAGGCCTTCACGGCGATCGAGATCATTCACTTCACGCGCATCACGCGGCCCCGGTTGAGCATTCGCGAGGTGCTGGAGCGGCTGCGCGACGCAGGGCTGGACACGCTTCCCGGCGGTGGCGCGGAGATTTTTGACGATCGCGTCCATGGAGAGGCCTATCGCGCCAAGGTCGGCGAGGCCGGCTGGTTTGACGTGCATCGTACGGCTCACGAGCTGGGCATCCCCACTAATGCGACGATGTTGTACGGGCACATTGAGCGGCCGGAGGAGCGCGTGACGCACATGGTGAAGCTGCGCGCGTTGCAGGATGAATCGATTCAGGCACGACGCGTGGGATTCAATTGTTTCATTCCCCTGTCATTCATTCCCGACGGCAGCGAGTTCGCGCACCTTCCCGGTCCGACGGGTCTGGACGATCTGCGCACGCTGGCGGTGTCGCGGTTGATGCTGGACAACATCCCGCATCTCAAGGCGTTCTGGATCATGCAATCGGCGAAATTGAGCCAGGTGTCGCTGAACTGGGGCGTGGATGATCTGGACGGCACGGTGGTTCACTATGACATCACGAAGCGCGAAGGGGGCGCGGGGAATCGTCATCAGGAGTTGACCGTCGCGCAGATTCGCCGGCTGATTCGCGAGGCGGGCTTCGAGCCGGTGGAGCGTGATTCGTTGTATCGGCCGGTGGCGCGACCGGCTGTGTGA
- a CDS encoding TDP-fucosamine acetyltransferase, producing the protein MTDTCTISRAEPRTLRAWLRYLLAAPQQSPGECEQQVSAFLDYSQAMNLDLSRLWVECSGSSDVARPGDRPAVLCIPTAGRAAMLVLPDGRMHPPRGGAWAALIRHSLADETICDVRLFQGLLAAGDEPGRREMERVGFGEIATLIYMEREVGGAPIARRLQHAARWVTYDESVRELFGRTILATYEGSLDCPGLSGLRAMEDILASHRGAGRFAAHRWLLLMIDEQPAGCILLAEHPLQPVLEIAYMGVTPRFRGRGLGSVLLDEAIELAHREQFQRVTLAADARNTPALRMYERAGFAEFLRRRAMLLHRASNSIAQQRYDS; encoded by the coding sequence ATGACAGACACTTGCACGATTTCACGAGCCGAACCGCGAACGCTGCGGGCATGGCTGCGCTACTTGCTGGCAGCGCCGCAACAGTCTCCCGGTGAGTGTGAGCAGCAGGTCAGCGCGTTTCTGGATTACTCGCAGGCGATGAATCTGGACCTTTCGCGGCTCTGGGTGGAGTGTTCGGGATCATCCGACGTCGCCCGGCCCGGTGATCGACCGGCGGTGCTGTGCATTCCAACAGCGGGGCGCGCCGCGATGCTGGTGCTGCCGGACGGCCGAATGCACCCCCCTCGGGGCGGGGCGTGGGCGGCGTTGATTCGGCATTCGCTGGCGGATGAAACGATTTGCGACGTGCGTCTGTTTCAGGGCTTGCTGGCGGCGGGCGATGAGCCGGGTCGGCGCGAGATGGAGCGAGTGGGGTTCGGCGAGATTGCGACGCTGATCTACATGGAGCGCGAGGTGGGCGGTGCGCCGATCGCGCGGCGACTGCAACACGCGGCGCGTTGGGTGACGTACGATGAATCCGTGCGGGAATTGTTCGGCAGGACGATTCTTGCGACGTATGAGGGCAGCCTGGATTGCCCCGGTTTGTCGGGATTGCGGGCGATGGAGGACATTCTGGCGAGCCATCGCGGCGCAGGGCGCTTCGCGGCACATCGCTGGCTGCTGCTGATGATCGACGAACAACCGGCTGGTTGTATCTTGTTGGCGGAGCATCCTTTACAGCCGGTGCTGGAGATCGCGTACATGGGCGTGACGCCGCGATTTCGCGGTCGCGGGTTGGGGAGTGTGTTGCTGGACGAGGCAATTGAGCTGGCGCATCGCGAGCAATTTCAACGGGTTACGCTCGCGGCGGACGCGCGCAACACGCCGGCGCTGCGGATGTACGAGCGAGCGGGGTTTGCGGAGTTCCTCCGACGGCGCGCGATGCTGCTTCACCGCGCTTCAAACTCAATCGCGCAGCAGAGATACGATTCATAA
- the dnaA_2 gene encoding Chromosomal replication initiator protein DnaA — protein sequence MLVDLQQENSRKIRTRLEQIVGPQRFKVWFRNSTQFTCCDGFVKVGVPNLFLGGWIEDHFSEAIAQAARDVLNKDVQITFAIDPVLFRNLRQSQLNSQAAFIEKNAERALRDGKVLPAGESVPLRRLKYRIDDYVVGPSNRIAHGVASALIEDPRRDGGAVFVYSGCGLGKTHLLQGIANALAERQPQVRWAYVSGEEFTNQFLFALREKKLDAFRHRYRDIDVLLIDDMQFIANKRATQEEFFHTFNAIDGSGKRVVLASDAHPKLIGDLSEPLVSRLIAGMVVRIDKPDFEMRCEILRRRARQTSQPVPEPVIQYIAEKITANIRELEGCLLKLLAFATLAKAPITLDLARQTLDDHLRQTGKIITVSDIERLVSTYFGLTPADLHTSRKNRTIALARNVAMHLARQHTDLSFPEIARLMGNKNHTTVLLACRRIGVLLRDDGEGYWIGAAGPQTRKLREIVQSLEEQLLR from the coding sequence GTGCTCGTCGACCTTCAACAGGAAAACTCGCGCAAAATTCGAACCCGGCTTGAGCAGATCGTCGGCCCGCAGCGTTTCAAGGTCTGGTTTCGCAACTCAACGCAGTTCACCTGCTGCGACGGATTCGTGAAGGTCGGCGTGCCCAACCTGTTCCTCGGCGGCTGGATTGAGGATCACTTCTCCGAGGCCATTGCCCAGGCGGCCCGCGACGTGCTGAACAAAGACGTGCAGATCACCTTTGCCATCGACCCGGTCCTGTTTCGCAATCTGCGGCAGAGCCAGCTCAATTCGCAGGCGGCGTTCATCGAGAAGAACGCCGAGCGCGCCCTGCGAGACGGGAAAGTGCTTCCGGCCGGCGAATCCGTTCCGCTTCGCCGATTGAAATACCGCATCGACGATTACGTCGTCGGGCCGAGCAATCGAATCGCCCACGGCGTGGCCAGCGCCCTGATTGAGGATCCCCGGCGCGACGGGGGCGCGGTGTTTGTGTACAGCGGTTGCGGCCTGGGCAAGACGCACCTGCTCCAGGGCATCGCCAATGCGCTGGCGGAGCGGCAGCCGCAGGTTCGCTGGGCCTATGTGTCGGGCGAGGAGTTCACGAATCAGTTCCTGTTCGCCCTGCGCGAGAAGAAGCTGGACGCGTTTCGCCATCGCTATCGGGATATTGACGTTTTGCTTATTGACGACATGCAGTTCATCGCCAACAAGCGTGCGACGCAGGAGGAGTTCTTCCACACGTTCAACGCGATTGACGGCAGCGGCAAGCGCGTCGTGCTGGCGTCGGACGCCCATCCGAAGCTGATCGGGGACCTGTCCGAGCCGCTGGTGAGCCGGTTGATCGCGGGCATGGTCGTGCGGATCGACAAGCCGGACTTCGAGATGCGCTGCGAGATTCTTCGCCGCCGCGCCCGGCAGACATCGCAGCCGGTGCCCGAGCCGGTGATCCAGTACATCGCCGAGAAGATCACCGCGAACATCCGCGAGCTGGAGGGTTGCCTGCTCAAGCTGCTGGCCTTTGCCACGCTCGCCAAGGCGCCGATCACGCTGGATCTGGCGCGGCAGACGCTGGACGACCATCTGCGGCAAACGGGGAAGATCATCACGGTCAGCGACATCGAGCGACTGGTGTCGACGTACTTCGGGTTGACGCCGGCTGACCTGCACACGTCGCGGAAGAATCGCACGATCGCCCTGGCGCGAAACGTGGCGATGCATCTTGCACGGCAGCACACCGATCTCTCTTTCCCGGAGATCGCGCGACTGATGGGCAACAAGAATCACACGACGGTGCTGCTGGCGTGCCGGCGGATCGGCGTCCTGTTGCGGGATGACGGCGAAGGTTATTGGATCGGAGCCGCGGGTCCGCAAACGCGCAAGCTCCGGGAAATCGTGCAGTCGCTGGAAGAGCAGTTGCTGCGATAG
- the mucD_3 gene encoding putative periplasmic serine endoprotease DegP-like precursor encodes MRITSCRKCGTPMARAGWVFVLAVGGAWPTAAWSQDRSGPAGGPDAQAVARLEQLSDAFASIAAAVKPTVVNISSVATNRRLNRELREAFPDGTFQFSPVTGTGSGVIFDADGYIVTNNHVVAGADAVRVTLADGRKLRAEVVATDPKTDLAVIRINAKGLKAARFGDSDAVRVGHIVLAIGSPFRLGHSVSHGIVSAIGRNDDIDVDIDYKNWIQTDAPINPGNSGGPLISARGEIVGINVAIATDSGGHQGVGFAIPSNTVRRIANMLKTGEKVVRGYLGVEIDPVDEQTASGYGLSEVAGVMIRGVGEDSPAARGGLKSEDIVLAIDGTPVRTREQLQQIIAETSPGSSVSLKVWRKSREQTVRVTVEEQPRNFRTTISLRELTRQREPDSAVEAAPSEGNSDDGESAEDEGATSEKGDDSVGSVDDGAAEDGSGDRDGSREREGTESAWGFEGATLTPELGRKYRLPSSLEDGVLITSVDPASEAWACRLRRGMVIVRANDKPVRLLDDLTSALNPEALARGVRLKLRDRSDEYYLVLRVR; translated from the coding sequence ATGCGCATCACAAGTTGCCGGAAGTGTGGTACCCCCATGGCCCGCGCGGGTTGGGTGTTCGTGTTGGCGGTTGGCGGCGCGTGGCCGACGGCCGCATGGTCGCAGGATCGCAGCGGGCCCGCCGGCGGTCCGGACGCCCAGGCGGTGGCGCGGCTGGAGCAGCTCTCCGATGCGTTCGCGTCGATCGCGGCGGCGGTCAAGCCGACGGTTGTCAATATTTCGTCGGTCGCGACGAATCGCCGGCTCAATCGCGAGCTGCGCGAGGCGTTTCCCGACGGCACGTTTCAATTCTCTCCGGTGACCGGCACCGGCAGCGGGGTGATCTTCGACGCCGACGGTTACATCGTGACGAACAACCATGTCGTGGCCGGGGCTGACGCGGTGCGCGTGACGCTGGCCGATGGGCGGAAGCTGCGGGCGGAAGTGGTGGCGACCGATCCAAAGACGGATCTCGCGGTGATTCGGATCAACGCGAAGGGACTGAAGGCGGCGCGATTCGGCGACAGCGACGCCGTGCGGGTCGGTCACATCGTGCTGGCGATCGGCAGCCCGTTTCGGCTGGGGCACAGCGTGTCGCACGGAATCGTGTCGGCGATTGGCCGGAACGACGACATTGACGTGGACATTGATTACAAGAATTGGATTCAGACGGATGCGCCGATCAATCCGGGGAATTCCGGCGGCCCGTTGATCAGCGCGCGGGGTGAGATCGTCGGCATCAACGTCGCGATCGCGACCGACAGCGGCGGGCATCAGGGCGTGGGCTTCGCGATTCCGTCCAACACGGTGCGTCGCATCGCGAACATGTTGAAGACGGGTGAGAAAGTCGTCCGCGGCTACCTCGGCGTAGAGATCGATCCCGTGGACGAACAGACGGCGTCGGGATACGGCCTGTCGGAAGTGGCGGGGGTGATGATCCGGGGGGTCGGGGAGGATTCTCCGGCGGCGCGAGGCGGGTTGAAGTCCGAGGACATCGTATTGGCGATCGACGGGACGCCGGTGCGCACCCGCGAGCAGTTGCAGCAGATCATCGCGGAGACTTCGCCGGGATCGAGTGTTTCGCTGAAGGTGTGGCGCAAGAGCCGCGAGCAGACGGTGCGGGTCACCGTGGAAGAGCAGCCGCGAAATTTCCGAACGACGATCAGCCTGCGTGAACTGACTCGCCAGCGCGAGCCCGATTCGGCGGTGGAAGCCGCGCCGTCAGAGGGCAATTCGGATGACGGGGAATCGGCTGAAGACGAAGGCGCGACGAGCGAGAAGGGCGACGATTCGGTTGGATCGGTCGACGACGGCGCCGCAGAGGATGGCAGCGGAGACAGAGATGGGTCGCGCGAGCGGGAAGGAACGGAATCGGCGTGGGGGTTTGAGGGCGCGACGCTGACGCCGGAATTGGGGCGGAAGTATCGACTGCCGTCGTCATTGGAGGACGGCGTGCTGATCACGTCAGTCGATCCGGCGTCGGAAGCGTGGGCCTGCCGGTTGCGCCGCGGCATGGTGATTGTGCGGGCGAACGACAAGCCGGTGCGGCTGCTGGACGATCTCACGTCGGCGCTGAATCCCGAGGCGCTGGCCCGCGGCGTGCGGTTGAAGCTGCGCGATCGGTCGGATGAGTATTATCTGGTGCTGCGGGTTCGGTAG
- the gatB gene encoding Aspartyl/glutamyl-tRNA(Asn/Gln) amidotransferase subunit B produces MQIRPIIGMEIHVQLATRTKLFCACPLEFAAEPNSRVCPVCLGLPGSLPVMNRRAYELAVRAALALGCKIAPFTKWDRKSYFYPDLPKNYQISQYDLPLSFNGVFEVPTPADGLDGGGKAPMRRIGIIRAHLEEDAGKNLHEGVDHSRVDLNRAGTPLLEIVTQPDLASADECYAFAVELQRLVKFLGVSEANMQKGQMRFEPNVNLAITHDGREYRTPISEIKNLNSFRSVRLAVEYEIKRQTAAWEADHDYTLDKLGKMNFGWDDEREVTEFQRGKEESHDYRYFPDPDLVPVTPDAAWVEQVRGEIGELPLARQARLIRDLGVTEKDCEVLLADRKTAELFDNVVTAGVDARTVIKQFVGIWNNLASAAGCTIADLGVPPKHVADLARAVQEGAISASAAANIAEKLAAHPRRAVDPSRDREGASSTPSPSKGEGRGEGQILDTGSSVLDLARDLGLLQVRDESATQAWVDEAFAKNPQAVADALGDNERKAKAAPGFLRGQVMKLSGGKADPKLTGDLIERKIKGLKNND; encoded by the coding sequence ATGCAAATCCGCCCCATCATCGGCATGGAGATCCACGTCCAGCTTGCGACGCGCACGAAGCTGTTTTGCGCCTGCCCGCTGGAGTTCGCCGCCGAGCCGAACTCGCGCGTGTGCCCGGTCTGCCTCGGCCTGCCCGGCTCGCTGCCGGTGATGAACCGCCGCGCGTACGAGTTGGCCGTGCGCGCGGCGCTGGCACTGGGGTGCAAGATCGCGCCGTTCACGAAGTGGGATCGCAAGAGCTACTTTTACCCCGACTTGCCGAAGAATTATCAGATCAGCCAGTACGACCTGCCGCTCTCGTTTAACGGCGTCTTTGAAGTTCCAACGCCCGCTGATGGCCTCGACGGCGGCGGCAAAGCTCCCATGCGCCGCATCGGCATCATCCGCGCGCATCTCGAAGAAGACGCCGGCAAGAACCTGCACGAAGGCGTCGACCACTCACGCGTCGATCTCAATCGCGCCGGCACGCCGCTGCTCGAAATCGTCACCCAGCCCGACCTCGCATCCGCCGACGAGTGCTACGCCTTCGCCGTCGAGCTGCAGCGACTCGTCAAGTTTCTCGGCGTCAGCGAAGCCAACATGCAGAAGGGACAGATGCGTTTTGAGCCGAACGTGAACCTCGCCATCACGCACGACGGCCGCGAATACCGCACGCCGATTAGCGAAATCAAGAATCTCAACAGCTTCCGCTCGGTGCGGCTGGCCGTGGAATACGAGATCAAGCGGCAGACAGCTGCGTGGGAGGCCGACCACGATTACACGCTCGACAAGCTCGGCAAGATGAACTTCGGCTGGGACGACGAGCGCGAGGTGACGGAGTTTCAGCGCGGCAAGGAGGAGTCGCACGACTATCGCTACTTCCCCGATCCCGATCTCGTGCCGGTCACACCCGACGCAGCGTGGGTGGAGCAGGTGCGCGGGGAAATCGGCGAACTGCCGCTGGCGCGCCAGGCGCGTTTGATCCGCGACCTCGGCGTGACAGAGAAAGACTGCGAAGTGCTGCTTGCCGACCGCAAAACGGCCGAACTGTTCGACAACGTCGTGACGGCCGGCGTGGACGCGCGGACCGTTATCAAGCAATTTGTCGGTATCTGGAACAACCTCGCGTCAGCCGCCGGATGCACCATTGCCGATCTCGGCGTGCCTCCGAAGCACGTCGCCGACCTGGCCCGCGCCGTGCAGGAGGGCGCCATCAGTGCTTCCGCCGCCGCAAACATCGCCGAAAAACTCGCCGCCCATCCGCGCCGCGCTGTCGATCCGAGCCGCGACCGCGAGGGAGCGAGTTCCACCCCCTCTCCCTCCAAGGGAGAGGGCCGGGGTGAGGGCCAAATACTTGACACCGGATCATCCGTCCTCGACCTCGCGCGCGACCTTGGCCTCTTGCAGGTCCGCGACGAATCCGCCACGCAAGCATGGGTCGACGAAGCCTTCGCGAAGAATCCCCAGGCCGTCGCCGACGCCCTCGGCGACAACGAGCGAAAAGCCAAGGCCGCCCCCGGCTTCCTCCGCGGCCAAGTCATGAAACTCTCCGGGGGCAAGGCCGACCCGAAACTGACGGGAGATCTGATCGAAAGAAAAATCAAGGGGCTGAAGAACAACGACTGA
- the pncC gene encoding Nicotinamide-nucleotide amidohydrolase PncC: protein MNAHLLSIGTELTMGQTVDTNAAWLAQQLAAVGIECDRHVTVPDDLAPIVRAIREAADEAELLIITGGLGPTVDDLTRQALADAAEVPLEFRPDCFAAVEAFFASRNRPMHPQNRVQAMIPAGFSPIDNTCGTAPGMTGRLKKSIVFVMPGVPREMKTMFARDVLPAIRAAIHRIAAVPSRPIDPSRDRKGPGSTPSPSQVAPSDSPWRGEGRGEGPTPARHAAVILQRTLRTFGMPEAEVGEKIADLMARGRNPTVGTSAADMIISIRINARADSEADARALLDADADDIRRRLGIAVFGEGDDTLSDAVARLLIAQRKTIATAESCTGGLIAKRLTDVPGSSAYFIQSFVTYSNDAKQRLLEIPADLLAAHGAVSAEVAEAMAANCRRLAGTDFALSATGIAGPTGGTPDKPVGLVYIAMAERQEPTSHGATTNRGLQPARPFEHERTPGSDYRVTVKELRIGESFTRDEIRDRTAKAAINLLRLTLAR from the coding sequence ATGAACGCCCACCTCCTCAGCATCGGCACCGAGCTCACGATGGGCCAAACCGTCGACACCAACGCCGCGTGGCTCGCGCAGCAGCTCGCCGCCGTCGGCATCGAGTGCGATCGCCACGTCACCGTGCCCGACGACCTCGCCCCGATCGTCCGCGCCATCCGCGAAGCCGCCGACGAGGCCGAATTGCTGATCATCACCGGCGGCCTCGGCCCCACCGTCGACGATCTCACGCGCCAGGCCCTCGCCGACGCAGCCGAAGTGCCGCTCGAATTCCGTCCCGATTGCTTCGCCGCCGTCGAGGCCTTCTTCGCCAGCCGGAACCGCCCCATGCACCCGCAGAATCGCGTGCAGGCCATGATCCCCGCCGGCTTCAGCCCCATCGACAACACCTGCGGCACCGCACCCGGCATGACCGGCCGCCTGAAAAAGTCAATCGTCTTCGTCATGCCCGGCGTCCCGCGCGAGATGAAGACCATGTTCGCTCGCGACGTCCTCCCCGCGATCCGCGCCGCAATTCACCGCATCGCCGCCGTTCCGAGCCGCCCCATTGATCCGAGCCGCGACCGTAAGGGACCGGGTTCCACACCCTCTCCCTCCCAGGTCGCGCCAAGTGACTCGCCGTGGCGAGGAGAGGGCCGGGGTGAGGGTCCAACGCCTGCGCGACATGCCGCCGTCATCCTCCAGCGAACCCTCCGCACCTTCGGCATGCCCGAAGCCGAAGTCGGCGAGAAAATCGCCGATCTCATGGCCCGCGGCCGCAACCCCACCGTCGGCACCAGCGCCGCCGACATGATCATCTCCATCCGCATCAATGCCCGCGCCGACTCCGAAGCCGACGCCCGCGCCCTGCTCGACGCCGACGCCGACGACATCCGCCGCCGACTCGGCATTGCCGTCTTCGGCGAAGGCGACGATACCCTCTCCGACGCCGTCGCCCGCCTGCTCATCGCGCAGAGAAAAACCATCGCCACGGCCGAGTCCTGCACCGGCGGCCTCATCGCCAAGCGCCTCACCGACGTGCCCGGCAGCAGCGCCTACTTCATTCAATCGTTCGTGACCTACTCGAATGACGCCAAGCAGCGGCTGCTCGAAATCCCCGCCGACCTCCTCGCCGCGCACGGGGCCGTCAGCGCCGAAGTCGCCGAGGCCATGGCCGCCAACTGCCGCCGGCTCGCCGGCACCGACTTCGCCCTCTCCGCCACCGGCATCGCCGGCCCCACCGGCGGCACGCCCGACAAACCCGTCGGACTGGTTTACATCGCGATGGCAGAGCGACAGGAACCAACGAGCCACGGGGCCACAACGAACCGCGGGCTTCAGCCCGCGCGGCCGTTCGAACATGAGCGAACGCCTGGTTCCGATTACCGTGTCACCGTTAAAGAACTCCGCATCGGCGAGTCGTTCACCCGGGACGAAATCCGCGACCGCACCGCCAAGGCGGCAATCAATCTGCTGCGTTTGACGTTGGCGAGATAA